In Gracilinanus agilis isolate LMUSP501 unplaced genomic scaffold, AgileGrace unplaced_scaffold47520, whole genome shotgun sequence, the genomic stretch CCCCCTCCCCCGCCAgggcccctccccctccccgggGCTTCCTCAGGCTCTCCCGAATGGCCGGCGGAGGGGCGCCAGCAGAGACTTCCAGAGCAGGGCGGCCTGGAGCAGAAGGACGCTGAGCGCGTAGATGGGCCGCAGCAGCAGGctctgagagagggggaggagcGCGGTCAGGAGGCGCCGCCGCCAAGCCGGGCTGGAGCCCCCCGGAGGAGCCGCCAGGCCGCGCCCCCTCGGGTTTGCCGCTTTCTGCGTTGCAGCAGTTCACCGCGGGCGGGCGCCTTCCCGCCCTGCGTTCATTCGAAGACGGGATCGCCGCCAGGGCCGGCCTCGGGGTTaggtgactcgcccagggtcaccgggcggggaagtgtgtgaggcccgGCTGGAGCCCGGCTTCTCCCGTGTCTGGGCCGCCGCCAGCGCTCCGATGGGGTCCAGGCCGGGGGTTTGACACGTTGGGCCTGAAATGGCCCCTGAGGCTCCTCCCGGCTCCCTCAGCGccgccccccaccccagcccGGCATTCGAAGCTCCGGTGTAGAGGCTGCCTCCATTTCCCTGCCCGTTCACCCAACTGCAGAAGCGGAAAGAAAGCCAGTCCCTGCCCGCGGAGGCGTCTGCCCTGACGGGGAGGGCCAGGCAGGGCCGGGCGGGCACTCACCTGGACAAAGTGCAGGAGGCACCCCGAGGTGTGGTCAGAGACGCCCACCGTGTCCAGGGCCTCTCGCACAAAGTCGTCGGGCGACTTCACCAGGAGTCTCACAGGGGGGACCCCAGAGAGGTTGGAGGAGACGACCAGAGGGGTGACGGTCTGGACGAAGGAAGGAAGCAGGGACGCCTCATCTTGCTCCCCGCCTGGCTGCCCCTCACCTTCCCGGCCCCTCTCCCAGCCCCCGCTGGCCCCCACCCGCCCGCACCTGCACGATGACTCCCGAAGCCTGATATTCCATCGCCAGAGCCCGGGAGAAGCTGCTCATGAAGGCCTGCGGGGAGAGGCGGGATCTCGGGGTCACACTGGCCTGTCATCCTGGGGGGACGCCCTCCCCGCccctgggctgctcccctcccctcccaaggACTCCCTCTTAGGGGCtcaggttccaaggcaggagagcagcgGAGtctaggggtcaagtgactggtccagggtcaccagctaggaAGCTCTGAGGCCAGCCTGatcacttccttttcttcccctaaacccttcccttccctctcagaatcaagcctgtgtatcagctccaaggcagaagagggctgggcaatggggtgaagtgactcctCCAGGGTCACCCCGCTAGGAAGTGCcccaggtcacatttgaacccagaaccttctgccTCTAGGCACCGCTCTCCATCCCCCTCATTGATGGAACTCTCGTGCCTACATCGGCCTCTTCACACCTTCCACCCACGGCCCTCGGGGTTCAAGGAGAAAGAGGCCCATTCTTGGGTCCCCCCCCAGCGCAGGCCTGGCCTGGAGGAGCTGCCACGCTGGGCCCCTCCGGCCCGCCAGGGTTTCACTGTCTCCTTCCCGAGTTTTTCAATGCGTTTTCTACCACTCCAGGGCCAACACGTGCTGCCGTGGGCTGCGCATGACCACGTGTGACCATGTATGATCATGTGTGGCCGTGTATGACCACATGACCGTGTGTGACCATGCATGACCACACATGACCTGCATGACCACACGTGAACTGCATGGCCGTGTGTGACTGCACATGACCCCGTGTGACCATGTGTGACCACATATGGCCGTGTGTGACCACACATGACCACATATGACCACACATGATCTGCATGGCCGCGTGTGACTGCGTGACCGTGCATGAGCACGTATGGCCGCGCGTGACCACGAGCCCAGCCCTCAGCGGCTCGGGAGCCCCAACGCTCAGAGCCCGCATTAGGAGCTGCTGCTGTTCCAGACCCGGCAGAGCAGAGCCGGGTTCCTAGTCCGCAGCATCGTTAGGCTCCCCGCCCTGAGCCGCGTTTCCTCGGCCGTTCATAGGAGTGACGTGTATTAGAACAGCCGACAGCAATCACGCCTTCTAGCCAGATCAGGGGCGGTTGGGACGTCGTTAACATGATTGTCgttaattatatttattgtaCCGTAATTATTGAATCAATGAGAGCAGGATCAGTGCTACGCAGTATTACATAAAAGCTAATTCACAGAACTAATAGTGATGGGATGCAGCGTTAGAATATAATTacggggggcagctggtagctcagtggagtgagagtcaggcctagagacaggaggtcctgggttcaaatctggtctcagacacttcccagctgtgtgaccctgggcaagtcacttgacccccattgcctacccttaccactcttctgccttagaatcaattgactccaagatggaaggtgggggttaaaattactaaaataaaattaaaaagactgTCATCGCGACGGGTGCTCTCATGGCTGCTTGTGCCAACGGTGACACCTCGCCAGGCAGAGCTGGGTTTGCCATCATTCACGGGAACGTCAGGGCCAGTATTTGGTCTCCTGCTGGTGCTTCGGACATATAACTGGTGCCAATGATTATGACTGGGACGCGGATCTGCGGCTCTAAGTAATTAGCGTCGTGCCTCTAGCCCGCCACAGAGAGGTAAGAACTACGTTATTGCCTGGCTAACACGTTCTCATTAGAAGTCTAGCTCGACACACTATTCAAAAGGAAGCAGGAGCTGCCATTCTGGCCGAGAAGCCTCGACTGCACGCCCGGGCGAGGCTGTTAGGGGGATTCGGGGGGATCTTGGGAAGCGCTTGGCCAGCCTCCGGGTGTTTGTACTCAACACCAGCCTGGGCAAGCGCTGGTGTGGGGCAGGGGCAggtcagagaaggcttcctggaggcgGCGCCTTGCAGAAGAACAACAACCCTTCCTTCCTGTGGCGGtgtcagctctaagacagaaggccagGAAGAGCCGGGGGCTGGGGTTAggggactcgcccagggtcacacagcttggggCTGTGGAGCCAAAAGAAGTCGCCGGCGGCACTGCTGGGAGGGTTTGGGAGGCGCCTGTCTGGGAGCGTCGGGCGTCCCCGAGGCCCCCCTCGGCACCTTCTCGGGCTCGCTGGCGTCCCCCCAAGCCAGGGCTCAATGTCAGATGAGCCTCTCCTCGGGGACAGGGACGGATTCCAAGAAGGAGGAATTTTTCCGCCGCCCCTGAGCACTTCCTGCGTCATTCAAAGCCCAGGTCAGGGCTCTCCCTTCCAGGAAGCCCTTCCGGATCGCCCCAGCCCTTCATTCATCTCCGGGCTTCATCTTCTTGGACTCCACCCAGCGCTCCTGCCTGCCAAGACCCCCCTCCTCCGCCCCCATCCAGTGCCGTGAAGGGGCTCGGGCCGAGAGAGAACCGGCCCAGAGGAAGGGAGCCCTCCCCCcgcctgcctctgtttcctcatctgtaaaataggcgtCCTGACACCCATCTCCGAGCTCGTGGCAAGGGACGAATCGGAGTCCTCTTTGTGGGGCGTTTAACACGGGGCACCCAGAGCGCCCAGGC encodes the following:
- the LOC123255502 gene encoding testosterone 17-beta-dehydrogenase 3-like, producing MSSFSRALAMEYQASGVIVQTVTPLVVSSNLSGVPPVRLLVKSPDDFVREALDTVGVSDHTSGCLLHFVQSLLLRPIYALSVLLLQAALLWKSLLAPLRRPFGRA